The following coding sequences are from one Salvia hispanica cultivar TCC Black 2014 chromosome 3, UniMelb_Shisp_WGS_1.0, whole genome shotgun sequence window:
- the LOC125216902 gene encoding rust resistance kinase Lr10-like isoform X1, with amino-acid sequence MDRKNVSLSQIHQSLLYGFEPSFCYKCVDQSTILEQLFSGPTRYLLIFLAIIVSIIAAVSFPVTIIIGITSLVLLSFTSFLEDLQDYYYYTTLLHGSSYHVVFIAFVVICVAITVCLAVALNPLLVIIIGIGVGFPFFFSFIYSSNYLVFPALVTGIIIWTPRIIICPFVLWFLIYKFRRRHLSSFEVVESFLQSDNKLAPIRYSYSDIKKMTKNFKDKLGQGGFGSVYKGKLRSGHLVAVKLLGRSGANGQDFINEIATIGRIHHVNVVKLVGYCAERSKRALIFDFMSNGSLDKYVFNREKAYSLHWDMKFKIAVQVARGIEYLHHGCDIQILHFDIKPHNILLDDKFIPKISDFGLAKLCSTNKETVTLTTARGTIGYVAPELINRSIGAVSYKADVYSFGMLLMEMMRLNKDLPRKNDESSKYFPNWIYDHLNQGRDVDIGNVVENDDRNIGRKMTIVALWCIQMSPDNRPSMNKVLEMLEGDVKQLQIPDYPLYMAGNQEESWATDSNVSISLLHHNNDNNIVEIISYA; translated from the exons ATGGATCGGAAGAATGTCTCACTCTCACAAATCCACCAATCTCTCTTGTATGGATTTGAACCCAGCTTCTGTTATAAATGCGTTGACCAATCAACAATATTGG AGCAACTCTTCTCAGGACCAACTC GCTATCTACTGATTTTTCTGGCCATTATAG TTTCCATAATTGCAGCGGTAAGCTTTCCTGTGACGATCATCATCGGAATTACTTCTCTAGTACTTCTCTCATTTACTTCCTTTTTGGAAGATTTGCAAGACT ACTACTACTATACGACTCTGCTACATGGATCATCTTATCATGTTGTGTTCATTG CATTTGTCGTGATTTGTGTGGCAATTACAG TTTGTTTGGCCGTAGCACTAAACCCCCTTCTCGTGATAATCATCGGAATTGGAGTTGGATTCCCATTCTTCTTTAGTTTCATCTACAGCT CTAACTACCTCGTGTTCCCTG CCCTCGTCACTGGAATTATCATATGGACACCAAGGATAATCATTTGTCCTTTCGTATTATGGTTTCTGATCTACAAGTTCCGCAGAAGGCATTTGTCCTCTTTCGAGGTTGTAGAGTCATTCCTACAAAGTGACAACAAGCTCGCTCCAATTAGGTATTCCTACTCGGACATAAAGAAGATGACTAAGAACTTTAAAGATAAACTAGGCCAAGGGGGCTTCGGTTCGGTTTATAAAGGAAAATTGCGAAGTGGCCATCTTGTAGCAGTCAAATTGCTCGGAAGATCCGGAGCAAACGGGCAAGACTTCATTAATGAAATAGCAACAATTGGAAGGATCCATCATGTAAATGTTGTCAAGCTTGTTGGATATTGTGCCGAAAGATCTAAGCGTGCCCTAATTTTTGATTTCATGTCAAATGGTTCGCTTGACAAGTACGTCTTCAATAGAGAAAAAGCCTATTCATTGCATTGGgatatgaaatttaagattGCAGTTCAAGTGGCTCGAGGGATTGAGTATTTGCATCATGGTTGTGACATCCAGATCTTGCATTTTGACATCAAACCTCACAATATACTTCTTGATGATAAGTTCATCCCAAAAATATCAGATTTTGGGTTGGCGAAGTTATGCTCAACAAATAAGGAGACAGTGACGTTGACAACAGCCAGAGGAACCATAGGGTATGTTGCTCCTGAACTTATCAATAGAAGTATTGGCGCAGTGTCTTACAAGGCTGATGTGTATAGTTTTGGAATGTTGTTAATGGAAATGATGAGATTAAACAAAGACTTGCCACgaaaaaatgatgaatctAGTAAGTATTTCCCAAACTGGATATACGACCACTTGAACCAAGGTAGGGACGTTGACATTGGAAATGTTGTTGAAAACGACGATAGAAACATTGGTCGGAAGATGACTATAGTTGCATTATGGTGCATACAAATGAGTCCAGACAATCGTCCATCAATGAATAAAGTATTGGAGATGTTAGAAGGTGATGTCAAACAACTGCAGATTCCTGATTATCCACTGTATATGGCAGGAAATCAAGAAGAAAGCTGGGCTACAGATTCAAATGTTTCCATATCACTGTTGCATCATAACAATGATAACAATATTGTTGAGATCATTAGCTATGCTTAA
- the LOC125216902 gene encoding rust resistance kinase Lr10-like isoform X2, whose translation MDRKNVSLSQIHQSLLYGFEPSFCYKCVDQSTILEQLFSGPTRYLLIFLAIIAVSFPVTIIIGITSLVLLSFTSFLEDLQDYYYYTTLLHGSSYHVVFIAFVVICVAITVCLAVALNPLLVIIIGIGVGFPFFFSFIYSSNYLVFPALVTGIIIWTPRIIICPFVLWFLIYKFRRRHLSSFEVVESFLQSDNKLAPIRYSYSDIKKMTKNFKDKLGQGGFGSVYKGKLRSGHLVAVKLLGRSGANGQDFINEIATIGRIHHVNVVKLVGYCAERSKRALIFDFMSNGSLDKYVFNREKAYSLHWDMKFKIAVQVARGIEYLHHGCDIQILHFDIKPHNILLDDKFIPKISDFGLAKLCSTNKETVTLTTARGTIGYVAPELINRSIGAVSYKADVYSFGMLLMEMMRLNKDLPRKNDESSKYFPNWIYDHLNQGRDVDIGNVVENDDRNIGRKMTIVALWCIQMSPDNRPSMNKVLEMLEGDVKQLQIPDYPLYMAGNQEESWATDSNVSISLLHHNNDNNIVEIISYA comes from the exons ATGGATCGGAAGAATGTCTCACTCTCACAAATCCACCAATCTCTCTTGTATGGATTTGAACCCAGCTTCTGTTATAAATGCGTTGACCAATCAACAATATTGG AGCAACTCTTCTCAGGACCAACTC GCTATCTACTGATTTTTCTGGCCATTATAG CGGTAAGCTTTCCTGTGACGATCATCATCGGAATTACTTCTCTAGTACTTCTCTCATTTACTTCCTTTTTGGAAGATTTGCAAGACT ACTACTACTATACGACTCTGCTACATGGATCATCTTATCATGTTGTGTTCATTG CATTTGTCGTGATTTGTGTGGCAATTACAG TTTGTTTGGCCGTAGCACTAAACCCCCTTCTCGTGATAATCATCGGAATTGGAGTTGGATTCCCATTCTTCTTTAGTTTCATCTACAGCT CTAACTACCTCGTGTTCCCTG CCCTCGTCACTGGAATTATCATATGGACACCAAGGATAATCATTTGTCCTTTCGTATTATGGTTTCTGATCTACAAGTTCCGCAGAAGGCATTTGTCCTCTTTCGAGGTTGTAGAGTCATTCCTACAAAGTGACAACAAGCTCGCTCCAATTAGGTATTCCTACTCGGACATAAAGAAGATGACTAAGAACTTTAAAGATAAACTAGGCCAAGGGGGCTTCGGTTCGGTTTATAAAGGAAAATTGCGAAGTGGCCATCTTGTAGCAGTCAAATTGCTCGGAAGATCCGGAGCAAACGGGCAAGACTTCATTAATGAAATAGCAACAATTGGAAGGATCCATCATGTAAATGTTGTCAAGCTTGTTGGATATTGTGCCGAAAGATCTAAGCGTGCCCTAATTTTTGATTTCATGTCAAATGGTTCGCTTGACAAGTACGTCTTCAATAGAGAAAAAGCCTATTCATTGCATTGGgatatgaaatttaagattGCAGTTCAAGTGGCTCGAGGGATTGAGTATTTGCATCATGGTTGTGACATCCAGATCTTGCATTTTGACATCAAACCTCACAATATACTTCTTGATGATAAGTTCATCCCAAAAATATCAGATTTTGGGTTGGCGAAGTTATGCTCAACAAATAAGGAGACAGTGACGTTGACAACAGCCAGAGGAACCATAGGGTATGTTGCTCCTGAACTTATCAATAGAAGTATTGGCGCAGTGTCTTACAAGGCTGATGTGTATAGTTTTGGAATGTTGTTAATGGAAATGATGAGATTAAACAAAGACTTGCCACgaaaaaatgatgaatctAGTAAGTATTTCCCAAACTGGATATACGACCACTTGAACCAAGGTAGGGACGTTGACATTGGAAATGTTGTTGAAAACGACGATAGAAACATTGGTCGGAAGATGACTATAGTTGCATTATGGTGCATACAAATGAGTCCAGACAATCGTCCATCAATGAATAAAGTATTGGAGATGTTAGAAGGTGATGTCAAACAACTGCAGATTCCTGATTATCCACTGTATATGGCAGGAAATCAAGAAGAAAGCTGGGCTACAGATTCAAATGTTTCCATATCACTGTTGCATCATAACAATGATAACAATATTGTTGAGATCATTAGCTATGCTTAA
- the LOC125210209 gene encoding uncharacterized protein LOC125210209, whose protein sequence is MITAKKLINFLTTLVLSIHFFHSADAKKCSPSACGAIRNISYPFRLKGDHSHCGDSKYELTCKNNVTIVYLNAYKYYVKAIDCQNSTIRLVDASINKDDICSFPIRSSYGYNFTTHSFYSVYPYFFDPMRQLLVNLISCPNPIHNSSLFTDITQDCASNLSHHRFSYVHVGSIMASEIPHMCILDLIIATSTWPGFMDPQNVSLSKIHQFLLYGAVLDIYNSEPSTIWGKKAETLYILFKGCDQLLTFLSCNSAGSTT, encoded by the coding sequence ATGATCACAGCAAAGAAGCTCATCAACTTCCTCACCACTTTAGTTCTCTCAATCCATTTCTTCCATTCTGCTGATGCAAAGAAATGCAGTCCTTCTGCCTGCGGTGCTATTCGCAATATCAGCTACCCTTTCCGCCTCAAGGGCGACCACAGCCACTGCGGTGATTCCAAATATGAACTAACCTGCAAAAACAACGTCACCATCGTTTATCTAAATGCTTACAAATACTATGTCAAAGCAATAGACTGCCAAAATTCCACCATCAGGCTGGTTGATGCTTCCATAAACAAAGATGACATCTGCTCTTTCCCGATCCGTTCCTCATATGGCTATAACTTCACCACTCATTCTTTTTACTCCGTTTATCCATACTTCTTTGACCCAATGCGACAATTGTTAGTTAACTTGATTAGCTGCCCCAATCCGATACACAATTCTTCCCTCTTTACTGATATTACTCAAGATTGTGCCTCTAATTTATCACATCAtagatttagttatgtacATGTTGGGAGCATCATGGCCTCGGAGATACCACATATGTGTATATTAGATCTAATAATCGCGACGTCAACATGGCCGGGTTTCATGGATCCGCAGAATGTTTCGCTCTCAAAAATCCATCAATTTCTCTTGTACGGGGCTGTACTCGACATCTATAACAGTGAACCATCCACAATATGGGGTAAGAAAGCTGAAACATTATATATCTTGTTTAAGGGGTgcgatcaattgctaactttcttaagttgcaaCTCTGCTGGCTCAACAACTTaa